From Methanosarcina lacustris Z-7289, one genomic window encodes:
- a CDS encoding vWA domain-containing protein, with the protein MSPVVDFSLENRTFENAQVTIPYDPSKVPDPANLSLFYFNESAGTFEPVESTVDPANHAVTGLTSHFSTFAIFYVPTWNALFDAEMNLGRGDGSGVDVVYVDVLFTMDSSGSMSWNDPNGYRKTAAKNFVGALLPGDRAGVVDFDSYSRLIRPLTGDFNAVNSSINSLDASGGTNIGAGMSTANSHLINSGDSEHAWMVILLTDGQGSYSDYYTQQAINNNITVYTVGLGSDVDTSLLTGIATATGGQYFPVSTAEDLPDVLGCPV; encoded by the coding sequence GTGAGCCCTGTAGTGGACTTCAGCCTGGAGAACAGGACTTTTGAGAATGCACAGGTAACAATTCCCTACGACCCTTCAAAAGTGCCTGATCCGGCAAACCTGTCCTTATTTTATTTCAATGAAAGCGCCGGTACTTTCGAACCCGTAGAATCTACGGTTGACCCGGCAAACCATGCCGTAACAGGTCTCACATCCCATTTCTCGACCTTTGCAATCTTCTATGTCCCGACCTGGAATGCCCTCTTCGACGCCGAGATGAACCTTGGCAGGGGAGATGGCAGTGGAGTCGATGTGGTCTATGTAGATGTCCTGTTTACAATGGACAGCTCGGGCAGCATGAGCTGGAACGACCCCAACGGTTACCGGAAAACCGCTGCAAAGAACTTTGTTGGGGCTCTCCTCCCCGGCGACCGGGCAGGAGTCGTCGACTTTGACTCTTATTCAAGGCTTATCCGGCCCCTTACCGGCGACTTCAATGCCGTAAATTCTTCCATCAACAGCCTTGACGCCTCCGGCGGAACGAATATCGGTGCCGGCATGAGTACCGCAAACAGCCACCTGATCAATTCCGGGGATTCCGAACACGCCTGGATGGTTATCCTGCTTACCGACGGTCAGGGCTCCTACAGTGATTACTACACCCAGCAGGCAATAAACAATAATATCACCGTCTACACCGTCGGCCTTGGCAGCGATGTGGACACCTCTTTACTCACAGGTATTGCAACTGCCACAGGCGGCCAGTATTTCCCCGTTTCAACTGCCGAAGACCTGCCTGATGTTTTGGGTTGTCCTGTTTAG
- a CDS encoding VWA domain-containing protein: MVILLTDGQGSYSDYYTQQAINNNITVYTVGLGSGVNSALLTSIATSTGGQYFSVSTAEDLPDVFRTISEEIEPADTDGDGVPDITETTGFRDGFGNWYYTDPENSDTDGDGLPDGEEAGGLAEYDGKKYFQLLSDPTKADSDGDFLSDFEEYELGTNPLSEDTDRDGISDFDDEYPLSPASIEPEPGTLEKGRAIVLGAVFGECGIEGGSLAGFVDSEISSSAYYLVGWIGFSLVPVAGAVADARDAVQALINGDELGAALNAAGAFSGIGDGVKTGAALSLFLVKYPSKLNDVQKVVVPLLKYVPLNQAKKVVLDALFDNAATRLVNKYGEVIIADLIVVAEKNGNLEKTIGVVKSEAGRVVWLEEGITEAEAKVLGKKPAGWKHIFEDHIKSYNSIDGNDFAKKFDPSGSNYRNEESIQNLIHEGVAKGTMDSSTGIYYYDVAPDCDKVLRVVVGSNGYIVTAYPFEKVRVPISL; this comes from the coding sequence ATGGTTATCCTGCTTACCGACGGTCAGGGCTCCTACAGTGATTACTACACCCAGCAGGCAATAAACAATAATATCACCGTCTACACCGTCGGCCTTGGCAGCGGAGTTAATAGTGCCCTGCTCACCAGCATCGCCACATCCACCGGCGGCCAGTATTTCTCCGTCTCAACTGCCGAAGACCTGCCTGACGTCTTCCGCACGATCTCCGAAGAAATAGAGCCCGCGGACACCGACGGAGACGGGGTTCCCGATATTACCGAAACCACCGGCTTCAGGGACGGCTTTGGCAACTGGTACTACACTGACCCTGAGAACTCAGATACCGATGGGGATGGGCTGCCTGACGGGGAAGAAGCCGGTGGACTCGCCGAGTATGACGGCAAAAAATACTTCCAACTATTAAGTGACCCGACAAAAGCAGATAGTGATGGGGACTTCCTTTCTGACTTTGAAGAATATGAACTTGGAACGAATCCCCTCTCTGAAGATACTGACCGGGACGGTATTTCCGACTTTGACGATGAATATCCCCTCTCTCCTGCCAGCATAGAACCCGAACCCGGCACCCTTGAGAAAGGTCGTGCAATTGTTCTTGGCGCAGTCTTTGGGGAATGTGGTATTGAAGGTGGGAGCCTCGCCGGGTTTGTTGATAGCGAGATTTCATCTTCTGCTTATTATCTCGTGGGCTGGATTGGCTTTTCACTGGTCCCGGTTGCCGGGGCTGTAGCTGATGCTAGGGACGCGGTGCAGGCTCTAATCAATGGTGACGAACTGGGCGCTGCATTGAATGCTGCAGGTGCATTCTCAGGTATAGGGGATGGGGTGAAGACAGGCGCAGCCCTCAGCCTCTTCCTTGTGAAATATCCTTCGAAGCTAAATGATGTCCAGAAAGTAGTGGTCCCGCTTCTTAAGTACGTACCACTTAATCAGGCGAAAAAGGTCGTTCTTGATGCTTTATTTGACAATGCGGCTACGAGACTGGTAAATAAATATGGTGAGGTAATTATAGCTGACTTGATAGTAGTTGCTGAAAAGAACGGTAATCTGGAGAAGACTATAGGTGTTGTGAAGAGCGAAGCTGGGAGAGTTGTATGGCTGGAAGAAGGAATAACAGAAGCAGAAGCTAAGGTTCTTGGGAAAAAACCTGCTGGCTGGAAGCATATATTCGAAGATCACATTAAAAGTTACAACAGTATTGATGGAAATGATTTTGCCAAAAAATTTGATCCTAGCGGTTCAAACTATAGAAATGAAGAGAGTATTCAAAATTTGATTCATGAGGGAGTGGCTAAAGGGACAATGGATTCTTCTACTGGAATCTACTATTACGATGTTGCACCAGATTGTGATAAAGTATTGAGAGTAGTGGTTGGTAGCAATGGCTATATCGTGACAGCTTATCCCTTTGAAAAGGTTAGGGTTCCAATTTCGTTGTAA
- a CDS encoding cobaltochelatase subunit CobN — protein MRTSQSRLLVLCAVVLLLLAQNVSADDNQVNITFICYDGNALDAAEQSNPYNESINVTYISAYSNFTNTTFENQDVIFTYMLWSQFQDIGDDLESAHENGTALIDITSMMDPAHINTSSYDLILPGTKPYNSTEEKYFYSMGPKGVLRENTENFLIYLAKTYGDKPELTDSWVYQDPIEFPEAALYHPDAVSSLNESEPDWFENTSDYLEWYSNSTTVNESHHVYDKSKPTIGIWFHASDYTAGNLEVIDYLIRDLEGKGCNVIAGFDTFNDIHKFYFDENGEPLVQCIISLKSFRLNYEDPDKGIQELEDLDVPVLRGMVVSNPANSIDVADRNRGIPSSEVVYKTLLPSIDGIFEYIVIGIDNYDPETGKNSYEPLPAQVDWMVNRSINWAELKLKDNRDKKVAVIYYNYPSGKDNIGASYLNTTQSMFDLLNEMNESGYEVSGIPDNSSELLEMMQAQGINAGSWAPGVMNEMVENRTEWGLHLIPMETYKEWFESEIPEDLRTQVITEWGKPWAEDLPQNKSLMIYENETGKYIVIPAVRFGDVWLMPQPARGFLQNDDTLYHSSLVPPPHQYIAFYLWLNHEWQPDAIIHMGTHGTHEWLPGSTYGMNRTSDWAPLLLQDLPNIYPYIVANVGEGLTAEYRGNALIIDHLTPTLERSGLYGELLNLSINVEQYYDPGLSTQTKAGYQTAIIDQIIELNLDVDLGIENATALRDYNEEEFGDFVKNILHEYLEDVEGENIPYGMHVLGQVPSTNLTDPEKDELSGMVRSMLGGDFKDNITAAFYPESVYPLGIPSNDTKVNRLVWEIVTNNTNVSTAQLNVFGETNSSVTLDLEQGLEYRGRLLDSDVEIDRILSALNGGFIPPGPGTDPVMNPDAVPTGRNFYGINSKLYPSKATWELGKSLAIQLLEDYHDKYGEYPEKVSFSRFGVEFIRDHGTLEAEVLYILGVQPVWDEYGYVTGVEAIPEEELLPNYDTEKPGRPRIDIVYTTAGMRDAFPDKIKMVDRAVKLASSLPAGNYPNYVNDSSLAIYDSLLAAGYDNETAAKLSTMRCFAVMDGTYEIGVSNAIGASGSWDDEEAIANVYLDKMGYAYGEDFWGIKSRELLEGNLKNVEASVHSDSSNLYDTLDNDDFFQYFGGLNLATRHVRGDGRTPEMYVSDTRDPERAQMTGMGEYLSKNLRSRYFNEKWIEGMQGAGYSGGRMMSEFVNNLFGWEVSDPDLVDDSVWEQTYETYVNNPAMKEWFKQNNPDAYQSITARMLEAVRHEYWKPSDEVIESLAKEYEESVAENGASCCHHTCGNPLLHEFVSGMVSVPGYAEQLKSATQAETQEAPDEAQSSSSSSKGHQTSVAEKLNQTAKANSESSDSSNQTVQDSDAGYGLDSPDPAPEVRKAADSDYVEGYEMQKDPVEEAENSGMSFSGSDIIGVLFVMVAVGGIYLGFRKKKM, from the coding sequence ATGCGTACGTCACAAAGTAGGTTACTGGTTTTATGTGCAGTTGTCCTTTTACTACTTGCACAAAACGTATCGGCTGATGATAATCAGGTAAATATTACTTTTATTTGTTATGATGGAAATGCTTTGGATGCCGCAGAGCAGTCCAATCCATACAATGAAAGTATAAATGTAACATACATTTCAGCTTATTCTAACTTTACGAATACCACTTTTGAAAACCAGGATGTAATATTTACCTACATGCTCTGGTCTCAATTCCAGGATATCGGGGACGACCTTGAAAGTGCTCATGAAAATGGGACTGCACTCATAGACATTACCTCTATGATGGACCCGGCACATATCAACACCTCAAGTTATGACCTGATTCTTCCCGGGACCAAGCCTTACAATTCCACTGAAGAAAAGTACTTCTACAGCATGGGTCCGAAAGGAGTCCTGCGAGAAAACACCGAGAACTTCCTTATCTATCTCGCAAAAACTTACGGGGATAAACCTGAGCTAACTGACAGCTGGGTTTACCAGGACCCCATAGAATTTCCTGAAGCTGCCCTCTATCACCCGGATGCTGTTTCTTCTTTGAATGAATCGGAGCCTGACTGGTTTGAAAATACCTCTGATTACCTTGAGTGGTACTCCAACTCAACTACCGTAAATGAGTCTCATCATGTTTACGATAAGAGTAAACCCACCATAGGGATCTGGTTCCACGCTTCCGATTATACCGCAGGAAACCTTGAGGTCATAGACTATCTTATCCGTGACCTCGAAGGAAAGGGTTGCAACGTAATTGCAGGTTTTGATACTTTCAATGATATCCACAAGTTTTATTTTGATGAAAACGGAGAGCCTCTTGTCCAGTGCATAATTTCTCTCAAGAGTTTCCGTTTGAATTACGAGGACCCTGATAAAGGGATACAGGAACTTGAAGACCTTGATGTCCCGGTCTTAAGAGGCATGGTAGTTTCAAATCCTGCCAATTCTATAGACGTAGCTGACCGCAACAGGGGCATTCCCAGCAGTGAGGTCGTGTATAAGACCCTGCTTCCGAGTATTGACGGGATTTTTGAGTACATTGTAATAGGGATTGATAATTACGACCCCGAAACCGGGAAAAACAGCTACGAACCTCTGCCTGCTCAAGTTGATTGGATGGTCAACAGGTCGATAAACTGGGCGGAGCTGAAGTTAAAGGATAACAGGGACAAGAAAGTCGCCGTAATATACTACAACTACCCTTCAGGAAAAGACAACATCGGGGCAAGTTACCTTAACACCACCCAGAGTATGTTCGACCTTCTTAATGAGATGAATGAAAGCGGGTATGAAGTCTCCGGAATTCCGGATAACAGCAGTGAACTCCTGGAAATGATGCAGGCACAGGGTATCAATGCCGGCTCCTGGGCTCCGGGTGTTATGAACGAAATGGTAGAAAACAGGACTGAATGGGGACTGCACCTCATACCCATGGAAACCTACAAAGAATGGTTTGAGTCCGAAATTCCGGAAGATCTGAGGACTCAGGTAATAACGGAGTGGGGAAAACCCTGGGCTGAAGACCTCCCTCAGAATAAGAGTCTCATGATCTATGAAAACGAAACCGGAAAATATATTGTCATTCCCGCAGTGCGTTTTGGAGATGTCTGGCTCATGCCCCAGCCTGCCAGAGGCTTCCTGCAAAATGACGACACCCTTTACCACAGTAGCCTTGTGCCTCCCCCGCACCAGTACATAGCTTTCTACCTCTGGCTGAACCATGAATGGCAGCCTGATGCAATTATTCACATGGGGACCCACGGTACACATGAATGGCTTCCGGGTTCTACTTACGGTATGAACCGGACTTCCGACTGGGCACCTTTACTGCTGCAGGACCTGCCAAACATCTATCCTTACATAGTTGCAAACGTGGGAGAAGGGCTGACTGCCGAGTACAGGGGCAATGCCCTGATTATCGACCACCTGACTCCGACCCTTGAACGCAGCGGGCTTTATGGGGAATTACTCAACCTTTCAATCAATGTGGAGCAATATTATGATCCCGGGCTTTCTACACAGACAAAGGCAGGGTACCAGACAGCCATAATCGACCAGATAATCGAACTTAACCTGGACGTTGACCTCGGAATCGAGAACGCGACTGCGCTTCGGGATTACAATGAAGAAGAGTTTGGGGATTTTGTAAAAAATATCCTTCATGAGTATCTGGAAGATGTGGAGGGAGAAAACATTCCTTACGGGATGCATGTCCTTGGCCAGGTGCCCTCTACAAACCTGACAGACCCTGAAAAAGACGAACTTTCCGGAATGGTAAGGTCCATGCTTGGAGGAGACTTCAAGGATAATATCACTGCTGCCTTCTATCCTGAATCCGTTTACCCTCTCGGGATTCCATCTAATGATACGAAAGTTAACAGGCTTGTCTGGGAAATCGTAACCAATAATACCAATGTTTCAACGGCTCAACTTAACGTTTTCGGGGAAACAAACAGTTCGGTTACCCTTGATCTTGAACAGGGGCTGGAGTATAGAGGTCGGCTTCTTGACAGTGATGTGGAGATTGACAGAATCCTCTCAGCCCTGAACGGAGGCTTTATTCCCCCGGGACCGGGCACGGACCCTGTTATGAACCCGGACGCAGTGCCTACGGGGCGCAACTTCTACGGTATCAACTCAAAACTCTATCCTTCAAAGGCAACCTGGGAGCTTGGCAAATCCCTTGCAATCCAGCTGCTTGAGGACTATCATGATAAGTACGGGGAGTATCCTGAAAAGGTTTCATTCTCAAGGTTCGGAGTAGAGTTTATCCGTGACCACGGGACTCTGGAAGCTGAAGTGCTCTACATACTCGGAGTGCAGCCGGTCTGGGATGAGTACGGGTATGTAACCGGGGTTGAGGCTATCCCTGAAGAGGAGCTGCTGCCGAACTATGATACGGAAAAACCGGGGAGACCGAGGATTGATATTGTCTATACAACCGCAGGTATGAGGGACGCTTTTCCTGATAAGATCAAAATGGTAGATCGCGCCGTGAAACTTGCAAGTTCACTTCCTGCCGGAAACTATCCCAACTACGTAAACGACAGCTCCCTTGCAATATATGATTCCCTGCTTGCGGCAGGCTATGACAATGAAACCGCAGCCAAGCTCTCCACAATGCGCTGCTTTGCAGTAATGGACGGGACTTATGAAATTGGGGTCTCAAATGCTATCGGTGCAAGCGGAAGCTGGGACGACGAAGAGGCGATTGCAAATGTATACCTGGATAAGATGGGATACGCTTACGGGGAAGATTTCTGGGGTATCAAATCCAGGGAACTCCTTGAAGGAAACCTGAAAAATGTTGAAGCCTCCGTACATTCGGATTCGTCAAACCTTTACGACACCCTTGACAACGACGATTTCTTCCAGTACTTCGGCGGCCTGAACCTGGCAACAAGGCATGTCAGGGGAGACGGAAGAACCCCCGAGATGTACGTTTCGGATACCAGAGATCCTGAAAGGGCTCAGATGACAGGAATGGGGGAATACCTGAGCAAGAACCTGAGGTCCAGGTATTTCAATGAGAAATGGATTGAAGGGATGCAGGGCGCCGGGTATTCGGGTGGCAGGATGATGTCCGAGTTCGTGAACAACCTTTTCGGCTGGGAAGTCAGCGACCCTGATCTTGTGGATGACAGTGTCTGGGAGCAGACCTATGAGACCTATGTTAATAACCCCGCCATGAAAGAATGGTTCAAACAGAACAATCCAGATGCTTACCAGTCGATAACAGCCAGAATGCTCGAAGCTGTCAGGCATGAATACTGGAAACCTTCGGACGAGGTTATCGAAAGCCTCGCAAAAGAATACGAAGAATCGGTAGCTGAAAACGGAGCTTCCTGCTGCCACCATACCTGTGGAAATCCGCTACTTCACGAGTTTGTAAGCGGGATGGTATCTGTTCCTGGCTATGCTGAACAACTGAAGTCAGCAACTCAGGCTGAAACTCAGGAAGCCCCGGATGAGGCTCAGAGCAGCAGCAGTAGCAGCAAAGGGCATCAGACAAGCGTTGCCGAAAAACTCAACCAGACAGCTAAAGCAAACTCCGAATCCTCGGACAGCAGTAATCAGACTGTTCAGGACTCAGATGCAGGGTATGGTTTGGATTCTCCAGATCCTGCTCCTGAAGTCCGCAAAGCGGCAGATTCCGACTATGTTGAAGGCTACGAGATGCAGAAAGATCCGGTCGAAGAAGCCGAAAACAGCGGCATGTCCTTCTCGGGATCTGATATTATCGGGGTTCTTTTTGTGATGGTAGCAGTGGGAGGAATTTACCTGGGATTCCGTAAAAAGAAGATGTGA
- a CDS encoding DUF2149 domain-containing protein, which translates to MRKSRRYRRTGLLNDSDEQNPMTGVANLFDVAMVFSVALLVALVMSYHLPELLSSNENITIVKNPGAEDMKIIIKEEGKPIEVLNMTENIGGGTGEALGTAYKLADGRVIYVPDDSEGNGTSSSTDTSTSTDTSSSTDTSTSV; encoded by the coding sequence ATGCGAAAATCCAGAAGGTACAGGCGAACCGGGCTTTTAAATGACTCCGATGAGCAAAACCCCATGACCGGGGTTGCCAATCTCTTTGACGTTGCAATGGTCTTTTCTGTGGCGTTACTTGTAGCCCTTGTGATGTCTTACCATCTCCCTGAGCTTTTGAGCTCGAATGAGAATATTACAATTGTAAAAAATCCGGGAGCTGAGGACATGAAGATAATCATCAAGGAAGAGGGGAAACCCATAGAAGTCCTGAACATGACCGAAAACATCGGAGGGGGAACGGGTGAAGCCCTCGGGACAGCTTACAAACTTGCCGATGGAAGGGTGATCTACGTCCCTGATGATTCGGAGGGGAACGGTACATCCTCTTCAACGGATACATCCACTTCAACCGATACATCCTCTTCAACCGATACATCCACGTCTGTTTAA
- a CDS encoding MotA/TolQ/ExbB proton channel family protein, whose product MSSMNLLSQTMYVFSSALLYPVMIFLTLLAFVSLIQLGEFISEYSKRNRDRNNLEIGCKKIRDSLPNSAFSEASKALESLKQNYMVTSFARDAAKYLEERNFPAIEKLSEEYEIKMAKRLENTKISSTVAPMLGLMGTLIPLGPALIGLSQGDLETLAQNLMIAFATTVIGLFSAGIAYVLTQVRRRWYWEDMSDIDYILDVLEEKSGN is encoded by the coding sequence ATGAGCAGTATGAATCTGTTATCCCAGACGATGTATGTATTTTCATCGGCATTGCTGTATCCGGTAATGATATTTCTGACCCTCCTTGCCTTTGTTTCACTTATCCAATTAGGAGAATTCATCTCCGAGTACTCAAAAAGGAACAGGGACCGGAACAACCTGGAAATTGGTTGCAAAAAAATAAGGGACAGTCTCCCTAATTCGGCTTTTTCGGAAGCATCAAAGGCTCTTGAGAGCTTAAAACAAAATTACATGGTCACGTCCTTTGCAAGAGATGCTGCAAAATACCTCGAAGAGCGAAATTTTCCTGCAATCGAGAAGCTCTCTGAGGAATACGAGATAAAAATGGCAAAGCGCCTTGAAAACACGAAGATCAGTTCAACGGTTGCCCCTATGCTCGGACTTATGGGGACTCTGATCCCATTGGGACCTGCTTTGATAGGGCTTTCGCAAGGAGACCTTGAAACCCTTGCACAGAACCTGATGATTGCCTTTGCAACTACCGTTATAGGGCTCTTTTCTGCCGGAATAGCCTATGTGCTTACCCAGGTCAGGAGGCGCTGGTACTGGGAGGATATGTCGGATATCGATTATATTCTGGATGTACTTGAGGAGAAGAGCGGAAATTGA
- a CDS encoding DUF2162 domain-containing protein, protein MDSSTLTVIGIMIGILIFGIKTGLGCGFSNITTREILTIAGSYFFLALLFGSVADHISLDAFERLSAMGMGVHVLVSLLLIGAGIYTQKKWNAGKDVSRHTFLAISMPCPVCLGALAVSCMLLSGSLNFSGIKIGLLVGIAFFTAVVASSFLFRFWKTRLGMTPETMGSAMMLLGIYYLLGALLIPAYMKTKQMNLAPMETGETGILPLLAFGVLVLAGFFLGHVRSNQ, encoded by the coding sequence ATGGACTCTTCTACATTGACTGTTATTGGAATTATGATAGGTATCCTTATCTTCGGGATTAAAACTGGATTAGGTTGTGGATTTTCAAATATCACTACACGAGAGATTCTTACAATTGCTGGAAGTTACTTTTTTCTTGCCCTTTTATTCGGAAGCGTTGCTGACCATATAAGCCTGGACGCGTTTGAGCGTCTTTCTGCAATGGGTATGGGAGTCCATGTGCTTGTCTCCCTGCTCCTTATAGGGGCCGGGATTTACACCCAGAAAAAGTGGAATGCAGGAAAAGATGTTTCCAGACACACTTTTCTGGCTATATCCATGCCCTGCCCGGTCTGTCTGGGGGCTCTTGCGGTATCCTGCATGCTGCTTTCGGGAAGCCTCAACTTTTCCGGGATAAAAATAGGCCTTCTTGTAGGAATTGCTTTTTTTACAGCAGTGGTAGCTTCTTCTTTTCTTTTCAGGTTTTGGAAGACCCGGCTGGGAATGACTCCCGAAACGATGGGAAGCGCCATGATGCTTCTCGGAATTTATTATCTTTTAGGGGCTCTGCTCATCCCTGCATATATGAAAACGAAACAGATGAACCTGGCTCCTATGGAAACGGGGGAAACAGGTATTCTTCCTCTTCTGGCTTTTGGGGTCCTGGTCCTTGCAGGTTTTTTCCTCGGCCATGTGAGGTCTAACCAATGA
- a CDS encoding ArsR family transcriptional regulator, whose translation MVVSVMKNSGMNGGGENLFKAISSDTRLSILEILSEGDKHISGLAREIGISVPVAAKHVKVLEKAKLVERKKFGNTHMIGIKLNNVYSFLDHFAENRRLEVEEGTSLLEALKSVTAVEVRKMGDRVKVVATDGEEGFYVYEVDGKFSDKTVDEYTFYEDTIVEWKKLIPITKKRLFVNIKR comes from the coding sequence ATGGTAGTAAGTGTAATGAAAAATTCAGGAATGAACGGCGGTGGAGAAAACCTATTCAAAGCGATCTCAAGCGATACACGACTCTCTATTCTGGAAATCCTGAGTGAAGGGGATAAGCACATCTCCGGCCTTGCAAGGGAAATAGGAATTTCCGTACCTGTAGCTGCAAAACATGTGAAAGTGCTGGAAAAAGCCAAACTGGTAGAAAGGAAAAAGTTTGGAAATACTCATATGATAGGCATAAAACTGAACAATGTCTATTCTTTCCTGGACCACTTTGCAGAAAACAGGCGGCTTGAGGTAGAAGAAGGTACGAGTCTGCTTGAAGCCCTGAAAAGCGTAACCGCTGTAGAGGTAAGGAAAATGGGAGACCGGGTAAAAGTTGTAGCTACAGACGGAGAAGAGGGTTTTTATGTCTATGAAGTGGACGGCAAATTCTCGGATAAGACTGTGGACGAGTATACATTTTATGAAGATACCATAGTTGAGTGGAAAAAGCTAATTCCGATCACTAAAAAAAGGCTGTTTGTGAATATAAAGAGATAA
- a CDS encoding fibrillarin-like rRNA/tRNA 2'-O-methyltransferase, protein MSEVRKLSDGIFEVTKDKKQLATKNLDPGKTVYGEKLIPVEGIEYRTWDPRRSKLGAMVLKKFNIPLKEDSKVLYLGAASGTTVSHVSDIVSEGAVYAVEFAPRSMRDFIKLASRRKNIITILADAGKPDRYAHIVEPVDLIFQDVAQPNQAEIAARNAARFLNKGGYLMLSIKARSIDTTASPKEVFTEEVKKLELAFEPRFEILTARDLMPYHEDHLGVLAKLKE, encoded by the coding sequence ATGTCCGAAGTCAGGAAGCTTTCCGATGGGATTTTTGAGGTTACGAAGGACAAAAAACAGCTTGCTACAAAGAACCTGGATCCTGGAAAGACTGTTTACGGAGAAAAGCTAATCCCGGTTGAAGGGATCGAGTACAGGACCTGGGACCCTCGCAGAAGCAAGCTTGGAGCCATGGTCCTCAAGAAGTTCAATATCCCCCTTAAGGAGGATTCAAAGGTGCTCTACCTGGGGGCAGCTTCAGGTACAACGGTCAGCCATGTCTCTGATATTGTCTCTGAAGGAGCAGTATACGCTGTTGAATTTGCTCCGAGAAGCATGCGCGACTTCATAAAGCTTGCTTCCAGGCGCAAAAACATTATCACTATCCTTGCTGACGCGGGAAAACCGGATAGATATGCCCATATTGTTGAACCTGTAGACCTTATCTTTCAGGACGTTGCCCAGCCCAATCAGGCAGAAATCGCTGCAAGAAATGCTGCACGCTTTTTGAATAAAGGCGGATATCTCATGCTTTCTATCAAAGCCCGCAGCATCGACACTACGGCAAGCCCGAAGGAGGTCTTCACGGAAGAAGTAAAAAAGCTTGAACTGGCTTTTGAACCCAGATTCGAAATCCTGACTGCCAGGGACCTTATGCCCTACCATGAAGACCACCTGGGAGTCCTGGCAAAGTTAAAAGAATGA
- a CDS encoding NOP5/NOP56 family protein, whose product MKIDTWYGILEIGSKGEVLASEPFPKDIRELALRSLSLRDSRQNLPPEGFDLKAAALECKFVESPSEYYSLLHEVTLDAAKIQVSEALTPDQRIVQAVEALDDINETTNSLSERLFEWYGGYFPESGLNGESLALFIVKYGSRENIAPDDPLYLKARDSMGAKLEAADEMLLKGFAESVCSLYGQRRQIEAYIESGMEVLAPNLTLTAGPMLGARLISIAGSLEKLAAFPSSTIQVIGASKALFKHLRDRAPSPKHGVIYSHPLINTSPWWMRGKIARALAAKLSLAARIDFYSEKIDPSLPEKLEEKIQKIRALNPRPPQKRPESGAKPKKKRRK is encoded by the coding sequence TTGAAAATCGACACCTGGTATGGAATACTTGAAATCGGCAGCAAAGGAGAAGTCCTTGCCTCCGAGCCATTTCCAAAAGATATAAGAGAGCTTGCACTCCGTTCCCTTTCTTTGAGGGACAGCCGACAGAATCTTCCTCCCGAAGGTTTTGACCTGAAAGCTGCAGCTCTCGAGTGCAAGTTTGTAGAGTCCCCTTCGGAATATTATTCCCTTTTACATGAAGTCACGCTGGATGCTGCAAAAATTCAGGTCTCAGAGGCCCTTACTCCTGACCAGCGCATAGTTCAGGCAGTAGAAGCCCTGGATGACATCAATGAAACCACTAACTCCCTTTCGGAAAGGCTTTTTGAGTGGTATGGGGGTTATTTCCCCGAAAGCGGGCTCAACGGGGAATCTCTTGCGCTTTTTATCGTAAAATACGGTTCCCGTGAAAATATTGCTCCTGATGATCCTCTTTACTTAAAAGCCAGGGATTCCATGGGTGCAAAACTCGAAGCTGCAGATGAAATGCTCCTGAAAGGTTTTGCAGAGAGTGTATGCAGTCTCTATGGACAGCGGAGGCAGATTGAAGCTTACATCGAAAGCGGTATGGAAGTCCTTGCGCCCAACCTGACTCTTACAGCGGGGCCCATGCTCGGGGCAAGGCTCATAAGCATTGCAGGCAGCCTTGAAAAGCTCGCTGCTTTTCCGTCCAGTACAATTCAGGTCATCGGGGCCAGCAAGGCGCTCTTCAAACACCTCAGGGACAGGGCTCCGTCTCCAAAGCACGGGGTAATCTACAGCCATCCCCTTATCAATACCTCTCCCTGGTGGATGCGGGGAAAAATTGCAAGAGCCCTTGCCGCAAAACTTTCCCTTGCCGCTCGAATCGACTTCTACTCCGAGAAAATTGACCCTTCTCTGCCAGAGAAACTGGAAGAAAAAATCCAGAAAATCCGGGCTTTAAACCCCAGACCTCCGCAAAAAAGGCCGGAAAGTGGAGCAAAACCAAAGAAAAAGAGGAGGAAGTAA